Proteins from a single region of Zavarzinella sp.:
- a CDS encoding helix-turn-helix transcriptional regulator: MQFGERVRELRKEKGLTQQKLAVRLDVSLSYISKVENERLNAGDYPSEAFVLKLAKALDASEDELLLLTDRVPAALRQRICEHPDVFHAVANLDDSALEQLAKQLARKKVGSS; the protein is encoded by the coding sequence ATGCAGTTCGGCGAACGAGTTCGTGAACTTCGAAAAGAGAAAGGGCTGACGCAGCAGAAGCTCGCCGTGCGTCTCGATGTCAGCCTCTCGTACATCTCGAAGGTCGAAAACGAGCGACTCAATGCAGGCGACTATCCGTCCGAGGCGTTCGTTCTGAAGCTGGCGAAGGCCCTCGATGCGAGTGAAGACGAGTTGCTGCTTCTGACCGACCGTGTGCCCGCCGCACTGCGCCAGCGAATCTGCGAACACCCCGACGTGTTCCATGCCGTGGCCAATCTTGACGACTCCGCATTGGAGCAACTGGCGAAACAGCTTGCTCGAAAGAAGGTGGGGTCTTCGTGA
- a CDS encoding cupin domain-containing protein: MMNHPATIRKSNEGRRIGVVGDVYRFLATGDETNGKYATFEAIVPPGSGPPPHIHSREEESFLVLEGEMTFQLGEDRLVAGEGTFLNMPVGSLHCFKNESNKTARLLISVAPAGLEKMFFEVGQPLADDAEAAPPPSQADIKKLLEAAPRYGVEIKVPHH; encoded by the coding sequence ATGATGAACCACCCAGCAACCATCCGCAAATCGAACGAAGGCCGAAGGATCGGCGTTGTCGGTGACGTGTACCGCTTCCTCGCCACAGGGGACGAGACGAACGGCAAGTACGCCACATTCGAGGCCATTGTGCCTCCCGGCAGTGGCCCTCCGCCACATATCCACAGCCGGGAAGAAGAGTCGTTTCTCGTCCTCGAAGGTGAGATGACCTTTCAGCTTGGGGAAGACCGTTTGGTCGCTGGCGAAGGAACGTTCCTGAACATGCCGGTCGGCAGCCTGCACTGCTTCAAGAATGAAAGCAACAAGACGGCTCGATTGCTGATCTCGGTAGCGCCAGCCGGACTGGAAAAGATGTTCTTCGAGGTGGGACAGCCGCTCGCCGACGACGCAGAGGCCGCACCACCGCCAAGTCAGGCCGACATCAAGAAGTTGCTTGAAGCTGCGCCCCGATATGGCGTCGAAATCAAAGTCCCGCATCATTAG
- a CDS encoding SprT family zinc-dependent metalloprotease, producing the protein MSNLQGTPKQNGHARQLAIQYGRKQIEFQLLYSDRKTLAIDVHPDLSVVVTAPKDAEDEAVEERMHKRASWIVQQQRFFENYLPAIPPRRYVSGESHRYLGRQYRLRVHEGDEEAVKMARGQINVYLTDTAQKGRIKTLVVGWFRQRAEVIFQEQFDAMVSKASRHGIEAESFEIRRMKNRWGSCTKEGRILLNPDLIIAPKMCIDYVIAHELCHLQEHNHGPRFYRLLNTLMPDWEQRRERLNECVVG; encoded by the coding sequence GTGAGCAATCTCCAAGGAACACCGAAACAGAATGGCCACGCTCGCCAACTGGCGATCCAGTACGGTCGGAAGCAAATCGAATTCCAACTTTTGTATTCGGATCGCAAGACCCTCGCCATCGACGTCCATCCTGACTTGTCCGTTGTTGTGACTGCTCCCAAAGACGCCGAGGACGAGGCGGTTGAGGAGAGGATGCACAAGCGGGCGTCTTGGATCGTGCAACAGCAACGTTTCTTCGAGAACTATCTTCCGGCCATCCCACCCCGGCGATACGTCAGTGGCGAATCGCACCGATACCTCGGACGGCAGTACCGCCTTCGTGTTCACGAAGGCGATGAAGAAGCAGTCAAAATGGCCCGAGGGCAGATCAACGTATATCTAACCGACACAGCACAGAAGGGCCGCATCAAGACCCTCGTGGTTGGTTGGTTTCGCCAGCGTGCTGAGGTCATCTTCCAAGAGCAATTTGACGCAATGGTGTCCAAAGCCAGTCGGCACGGGATCGAAGCGGAGAGCTTCGAGATTCGCCGCATGAAGAATCGCTGGGGTAGTTGTACGAAGGAAGGACGCATCCTGCTTAATCCTGATCTCATCATCGCCCCCAAAATGTGCATTGACTATGTGATCGCCCACGAACTCTGCCACCTTCAGGAACACAACCACGGCCCACGGTTCTACCGTTTGCTGAACACGCTCATGCCTGATTGGGAACAGAGACGAGAGCGGTTGAATGAGTGTGTAGTCGGATGA
- a CDS encoding alpha/beta hydrolase — protein sequence MKILFLHGWHSVVGGVKPAFLREAGHDVLNPALDDDDFDAAVRTAQTQYDQHQPDVIVGSSRGGAVAMNINSGDTPLVLLCPAWKNWGKVKKLKPNSVVLHSRHDDVIPFSDSEELTNNSGLPPETLIEVGDDHRLADPEPLKTMLEACERLVAQKGKIES from the coding sequence GTGAAAATCCTCTTCCTGCATGGCTGGCACAGCGTCGTCGGTGGCGTGAAACCGGCCTTTCTTCGAGAGGCAGGCCACGACGTGCTGAATCCTGCCCTTGATGACGACGACTTTGACGCCGCAGTACGCACGGCCCAAACCCAGTACGACCAGCACCAACCGGACGTAATCGTAGGGTCATCTCGTGGTGGGGCGGTCGCCATGAATATCAACAGCGGCGACACGCCGCTTGTTCTGCTCTGTCCAGCTTGGAAAAACTGGGGAAAGGTCAAGAAACTCAAGCCGAACTCGGTCGTCCTGCACTCACGCCACGACGACGTTATCCCATTCAGCGACTCCGAGGAACTCACGAACAACAGCGGTCTCCCGCCCGAGACGCTCATTGAAGTCGGCGACGATCACCGCCTTGCCGATCCTGAACCACTGAAGACGATGCTGGAGGCGTGTGAGCGGCTGGTAGCGCAGAAAGGTAAGATCGAGTCATGA
- a CDS encoding type I restriction-modification system subunit M: MANGNGKQSATVSQDEINGILWRACDTFRGAVDPSEYKNYILVMLFVKYISDVWQDHYDTLKEEYGDDEERIQRRLKRERFVLPAHCTFTSLYEQRNEANIGEIINTALDEIEDSNKEKLEGVFRNIDFNSEASLGQTKERNNRLKSLLEDFSDPRLDLRPSRVGNMDVIGNAYEYLIGKFAANAGKKAGEFYTPPEVSQLIARLVDPQPGERICDPACGSGSLLIKCGQQVGTRDFSLWGQENIGATWALAKMNMFLHGMDNARIEWGDTIRNPKLLSDDKLMKFEVVVANPPFSLDKWGQEEAGADHHDRFHRGIPPKSKGDFAFISHMVETITETSGRVGVVVPHGVLFRGSSEGKIRKQLIEENLLDAVVGLPANLFYGTGIPAAILVFRKQKPDKTVLFIDASREYDDAKTQNRLGEEHIEKIIATYTARENVDKYAYVADFDEIKENDFNLNIPRYVDTFEEEEEIDVQAVQEEIDSLDAELAQVQEQMHGYLKELGHAP; the protein is encoded by the coding sequence ATGGCAAACGGAAACGGCAAACAATCCGCAACGGTTTCTCAAGACGAGATCAACGGCATTCTCTGGAGGGCGTGCGATACGTTTCGGGGGGCGGTCGATCCTTCGGAGTACAAGAACTACATCCTCGTGATGTTGTTCGTGAAGTACATCTCCGATGTCTGGCAAGATCACTACGACACGCTCAAGGAGGAATACGGCGACGACGAGGAGCGGATTCAGCGGCGGCTGAAGCGGGAACGGTTCGTGCTGCCTGCACATTGCACGTTCACGTCCTTGTACGAACAACGAAACGAAGCCAACATCGGTGAGATCATCAACACGGCTCTGGATGAAATCGAAGACTCGAACAAGGAGAAGCTCGAAGGCGTCTTCCGCAACATCGACTTCAACTCGGAAGCCAGCCTCGGTCAGACGAAAGAGCGGAACAACCGTCTGAAGTCCTTACTGGAAGACTTCAGCGATCCCCGTCTCGATCTGCGGCCCAGCCGGGTCGGGAACATGGATGTCATCGGCAATGCTTACGAGTATCTCATCGGCAAGTTCGCCGCCAATGCCGGGAAGAAAGCCGGTGAGTTTTACACGCCTCCCGAGGTCTCGCAACTGATTGCTCGACTGGTCGATCCTCAACCGGGGGAACGCATCTGCGATCCGGCCTGTGGTTCAGGATCACTGCTCATCAAGTGCGGCCAACAAGTGGGCACGAGGGACTTTTCGTTGTGGGGGCAGGAGAACATCGGGGCGACATGGGCGCTCGCCAAGATGAACATGTTCCTCCATGGGATGGACAATGCTCGGATTGAGTGGGGCGACACGATCCGCAACCCCAAGTTGCTCTCCGATGACAAGCTGATGAAGTTCGAAGTGGTCGTCGCCAATCCACCGTTCTCACTCGACAAGTGGGGGCAGGAAGAAGCGGGTGCCGATCACCACGACCGTTTCCATCGTGGCATCCCACCCAAAAGTAAAGGCGACTTCGCCTTCATCTCGCACATGGTCGAAACGATTACCGAGACCAGTGGACGAGTGGGTGTCGTTGTCCCCCACGGTGTGCTATTCCGGGGATCGAGCGAAGGAAAGATTCGGAAGCAACTGATCGAAGAGAACCTGCTCGACGCTGTGGTGGGGCTTCCGGCGAACCTGTTCTACGGCACTGGCATTCCTGCGGCCATTCTGGTCTTCCGTAAGCAGAAGCCTGACAAGACCGTCTTGTTCATTGATGCCAGCCGGGAATACGACGACGCCAAAACCCAGAACCGACTGGGCGAAGAACACATCGAGAAGATCATCGCCACCTACACGGCACGGGAGAACGTGGACAAATACGCCTACGTTGCCGACTTCGATGAGATCAAAGAAAACGACTTCAATCTGAACATTCCCCGTTATGTGGACACGTTCGAGGAGGAAGAGGAGATCGACGTTCAGGCAGTGCAGGAAGAGATTGATTCTCTTGATGCCGAGTTAGCCCAAGTCCAAGAGCAGATGCACGGGTATCTGAAGGAGTTGGGTCATGCGCCTTGA
- a CDS encoding restriction endonuclease subunit S, whose translation MRLERREVLRHLPHPVAESFAGTPSDWDICSLDSLVESDSPICYGILMPGEDQPNGVPVVKVKNFDNGKIDISSLLRTTPEIDKEFRRSRLRCGDVLLSIRGSVGQVAIACEELEEANITQDTARIRLNGECDHRFVFFALQCGLLQRQIDLNTIGQAVKGINIGEVRRLALPFPPLPEQREIAAILSTWDRAIELNEKLIAAKQRRKHALMQQLLTGKVRLPGFEKSVWKNCHLSDVAKNSTRRNVTSPDQATVYSVTNSVGMIPMDEGVIGENIERYKTVSHFDFAYNPMRINVGSIAMWDGKEDVLVSPDYVVFRCGPKLDAQFLEQFRQTHYWRHFVTRAGGGSVRVRIYFNDLAAMKLNLPSLEEQKAIAAVLNAQDKELQLIERRLNALKQQKKGLMQQLLTGKARVNVDAETVKG comes from the coding sequence ATGCGCCTTGAACGTCGAGAAGTGTTACGCCATCTACCGCACCCGGTGGCTGAATCTTTCGCTGGGACGCCATCAGACTGGGATATTTGCAGCCTCGATTCGCTTGTCGAAAGTGATTCTCCCATCTGCTACGGAATTCTTATGCCGGGCGAAGACCAGCCTAATGGCGTACCCGTAGTCAAGGTGAAGAACTTCGACAACGGGAAGATCGACATATCCTCTTTGCTGCGGACGACGCCGGAAATCGACAAAGAGTTTCGCCGCTCAAGGCTCCGTTGTGGCGACGTATTGCTCTCGATTCGAGGTTCTGTTGGTCAAGTTGCGATTGCATGTGAAGAGTTAGAAGAGGCAAATATCACTCAAGATACTGCTCGCATCCGACTCAACGGGGAGTGTGACCATCGATTCGTTTTCTTCGCATTGCAGTGCGGTCTCCTGCAAAGGCAGATTGATCTCAACACGATTGGGCAAGCTGTCAAAGGCATAAATATCGGAGAGGTTCGCCGTTTGGCTTTGCCATTCCCACCCCTCCCCGAACAACGAGAGATTGCCGCCATTCTTTCGACGTGGGATCGGGCGATTGAATTGAACGAGAAGCTGATCGCCGCCAAGCAGAGACGAAAACATGCACTCATGCAACAGCTTCTCACCGGCAAGGTGCGATTGCCGGGGTTTGAGAAGAGTGTTTGGAAGAACTGCCACCTTAGCGATGTGGCAAAGAACTCCACACGTCGCAATGTGACATCTCCCGATCAAGCGACTGTCTACTCGGTCACGAACAGTGTCGGCATGATCCCAATGGATGAAGGAGTGATCGGCGAGAACATCGAGCGTTACAAGACCGTCAGCCACTTCGACTTCGCCTACAACCCGATGAGGATTAACGTCGGCTCAATCGCCATGTGGGATGGGAAAGAGGATGTTCTCGTCAGCCCTGATTACGTTGTGTTCCGATGTGGCCCGAAACTAGACGCACAGTTCTTGGAACAGTTTCGGCAGACGCATTATTGGCGTCACTTTGTGACTCGTGCAGGTGGTGGTAGCGTGCGTGTGCGAATCTATTTCAACGATCTCGCAGCGATGAAGTTGAACCTTCCGTCACTAGAGGAGCAAAAGGCCATCGCCGCAGTGTTGAATGCTCAAGACAAAGAACTGCAACTGATCGAAAGAAGGCTAAATGCCTTGAAGCAGCAAAAGAAAGGTCTGATGCAGCAACTTCTCACCGGCAAAGCCCGGGTCAATGTGGACGCCGAAACGGTGAAGGGGTGA
- a CDS encoding type I restriction endonuclease subunit R, with amino-acid sequence MAVSEFLEDLVSHLPALQLLQQVGYHYITPTEAIELRGGKRNRVVLESILLDQLRKLNQITFKGQTHDFTETNLKNAVDALTNIPFDGLVKTNEQVFDLLTLGKAQEQTIDGNKRSYTLQYIDWEHPENNVYHIADEFEVERTASHELRRPDIVLFVNGIPLAVIECKRPDEHDAVEVGISQHLRNQRQDEIPGLFIYSQLLGSICQNAGKYATAGTPRKFWSAWREEHADDLDVKLAKLINTPLSQKQLERLFESRKPWIVAKIKELLASGQRLPSPQDRLLYCLFRPERVLEMAYRYIVFDKNQKKIARYQQYFAIGETLARVTKAKGDEQRPGGVIWHTTGSGKSLTMVMLAKALSLEPSIKNPKVVIVTDRVDLDRQIWKTFLACRKSVERAGSGRHLVELVSQAKADIITTIIDKFESAASTHELRDEGSNVFVLVDESHRSQYGLAHAKMKQVFPNACYIGFTGTPLLKKEKSTATKFGGFIHSYPMRQAVEDKAVTPILYEGRMSELHGDQKAIDKWFDRITKDLSAEQKVDLKKKFRREEELTKTSERLYEIAFDLVTHFCENFKGTKFKGQFAVSSKAMALKYHQLFEEIGKEYPERKVSSRVIISPPDTREDNETIDEEDMPEIQKFWKQMMEEFGSEKKYLERTIDDFEKKPTPEIIICVDKLLTGFDAPCNTVLYIDKRLRDHNILQAIARVNRLFDGKDFGLVVDYRGIFGALDEAVKKYDALSGFDEEDLEGTFTAVEEEIAKLKERHTNVWAVFKGVQNKQDLEAMQQHLRPEDVRQDFYDALNDFSKTLQLAMSSAKFHEDTPQETIQRYVDDMKYFRNLRAAVKQRYNEAVDYKEYEDQIRNMVDKYIGADEVKQIVEPVNIFEVENLDEELEGIEGTAAKADFIASRVKKTCVEKMEEDPVLYQKLSEVIDEAIQAYLEKRLSEEEYLQKMFEAWKEAKEQGSSKVPAELRTDPEAKAFFRLLQEGFEKVVSEERDDIAGIAAETALKAKRIIDEKKIRDWVDNRDVENAMINDLDDLMFAAKGRYDLALTGEDIDEMLEGIMRVAKRRETQQ; translated from the coding sequence ATGGCGGTCTCGGAGTTCCTCGAAGATTTGGTCTCGCACCTGCCTGCGTTACAGCTTTTGCAACAGGTGGGCTACCACTACATCACACCGACCGAGGCGATTGAACTTCGAGGTGGTAAACGCAACCGGGTCGTGTTGGAATCGATTCTGCTCGACCAACTTCGCAAGCTGAACCAGATCACGTTCAAGGGACAAACCCACGACTTCACTGAGACGAACCTCAAGAATGCCGTCGATGCCCTGACGAACATTCCCTTTGATGGTTTGGTGAAAACCAACGAGCAGGTGTTCGACCTGCTGACGCTGGGCAAGGCTCAGGAGCAGACCATCGACGGGAACAAGCGGAGCTACACGCTTCAGTACATCGATTGGGAACACCCGGAGAACAACGTTTACCACATCGCCGACGAGTTCGAGGTGGAGCGGACAGCCTCCCACGAACTGCGGCGACCGGACATCGTGCTGTTCGTCAACGGCATTCCCTTGGCCGTGATCGAGTGCAAACGCCCCGACGAACACGATGCCGTCGAAGTGGGAATCAGCCAGCACCTTCGCAATCAACGGCAGGACGAGATTCCCGGCCTGTTCATCTACTCGCAGTTGCTCGGGTCGATCTGCCAAAACGCAGGCAAGTACGCCACAGCCGGGACGCCGAGGAAGTTCTGGTCGGCATGGAGAGAGGAACACGCTGACGACCTCGACGTGAAGCTGGCCAAACTCATCAACACGCCACTCTCGCAGAAACAGCTTGAACGCTTGTTCGAAAGCCGGAAGCCGTGGATCGTCGCCAAGATAAAAGAACTGTTGGCTTCAGGACAACGACTTCCTTCGCCGCAAGACCGCTTGCTCTATTGCCTGTTCCGGCCCGAGCGTGTGCTGGAGATGGCGTATCGGTACATCGTCTTCGACAAGAACCAAAAGAAGATCGCCCGCTACCAGCAGTATTTCGCCATCGGTGAAACACTGGCGAGAGTCACGAAGGCGAAGGGGGATGAACAACGACCGGGTGGGGTGATCTGGCACACGACCGGCAGCGGCAAAAGTTTGACGATGGTGATGTTGGCCAAGGCGTTGTCGCTTGAGCCGTCGATCAAGAATCCAAAAGTTGTGATCGTCACGGATCGGGTCGATCTCGACCGGCAAATCTGGAAGACGTTTCTGGCCTGTCGAAAGTCCGTCGAGCGAGCAGGCAGCGGCAGACACCTCGTGGAGTTAGTGTCGCAGGCCAAGGCCGACATCATCACGACGATCATCGACAAGTTCGAGTCGGCGGCTTCGACCCACGAGTTGCGTGATGAAGGCAGCAACGTCTTCGTGCTGGTCGATGAAAGCCATCGCAGTCAGTACGGGTTGGCCCATGCGAAAATGAAGCAGGTGTTCCCCAATGCGTGCTACATCGGCTTCACCGGAACGCCGCTGTTGAAGAAGGAGAAGAGTACGGCCACGAAGTTTGGCGGCTTCATCCACAGCTATCCGATGCGGCAGGCCGTCGAAGATAAGGCTGTCACGCCGATCCTGTACGAAGGTCGGATGTCTGAACTGCACGGCGACCAGAAGGCCATCGACAAGTGGTTCGACCGCATCACCAAGGACTTGTCCGCAGAACAGAAGGTCGATCTCAAGAAGAAGTTTCGCCGGGAAGAGGAACTGACGAAGACTTCCGAGCGGCTGTACGAGATCGCTTTCGATTTGGTGACGCACTTTTGCGAGAACTTCAAAGGCACGAAGTTCAAGGGCCAGTTCGCCGTCAGCAGCAAGGCAATGGCCTTGAAGTACCACCAGTTGTTCGAGGAGATCGGCAAGGAGTACCCGGAGCGTAAGGTCTCGTCTCGTGTGATTATCTCACCGCCCGACACTCGGGAGGACAACGAGACGATTGACGAAGAGGACATGCCGGAAATCCAGAAGTTCTGGAAGCAGATGATGGAGGAGTTCGGTTCGGAGAAGAAGTACCTCGAACGAACCATCGATGATTTCGAGAAGAAGCCGACGCCCGAAATCATCATCTGCGTGGACAAACTGCTCACCGGATTTGACGCCCCCTGCAACACCGTTCTGTACATCGATAAGCGGCTGCGTGACCACAACATCCTGCAAGCCATCGCTCGGGTGAACCGGCTCTTCGACGGCAAGGATTTCGGCTTGGTCGTCGATTACCGAGGCATCTTCGGGGCACTCGATGAGGCGGTGAAGAAGTATGACGCCTTGAGTGGCTTCGATGAGGAAGACCTCGAAGGGACGTTCACGGCGGTTGAGGAAGAGATCGCCAAGCTCAAAGAGCGGCACACCAACGTCTGGGCTGTCTTCAAAGGCGTGCAGAACAAGCAGGACTTGGAAGCCATGCAGCAGCATCTTCGCCCCGAAGATGTCAGGCAGGACTTCTACGACGCCTTGAACGACTTCTCGAAGACGCTGCAACTGGCGATGTCGTCCGCCAAGTTCCACGAAGATACGCCACAAGAGACGATTCAGCGTTACGTCGATGACATGAAGTATTTCCGCAACCTTCGGGCTGCGGTCAAGCAACGATACAACGAGGCGGTCGATTACAAGGAGTACGAAGACCAGATTCGGAACATGGTTGACAAGTACATCGGTGCTGACGAGGTGAAGCAGATCGTTGAGCCGGTCAACATCTTCGAAGTCGAGAATCTGGACGAGGAACTCGAAGGGATCGAAGGCACGGCGGCAAAGGCGGACTTCATCGCTTCACGGGTCAAAAAGACCTGCGTGGAGAAGATGGAGGAAGACCCCGTTCTTTACCAGAAGCTCTCCGAAGTTATCGACGAAGCGATTCAGGCTTATCTCGAAAAGCGTCTGAGCGAGGAAGAGTACCTTCAGAAGATGTTCGAGGCTTGGAAGGAGGCCAAGGAGCAGGGTTCTTCCAAAGTGCCTGCGGAACTGCGCACCGATCCAGAAGCCAAGGCTTTCTTTCGGCTGTTGCAGGAGGGATTCGAGAAGGTTGTCTCCGAGGAACGGGACGACATAGCGGGGATCGCCGCCGAAACAGCGTTGAAAGCCAAACGGATCATCGACGAGAAGAAAATTCGGGACTGGGTGGACAACCGAGACGTTGAGAACGCCATGATTAACGATCTCGACGACCTGATGTTCGCCGCCAAGGGCCGTTACGACTTGGCCCTGACGGGCGAAGACATCGACGAGATGCTCGAAGGGATCATGCGGGTCGCCAAGCGAAGGGAGACCCAACAGTGA
- a CDS encoding DUF4062 domain-containing protein, giving the protein MAAESGRLRVFISSTCFDLRDLRAELRLFLEDNGMSVALSEDPNSPFIVDPLEDSIESCLDNVSASDAVVCIIDRRYGGVINTGEHEGLSATHAEIRRARDNQIPMFFFLRNYAWQDYEQLRKNDSYSPNWMKEKGERKQKWFDMVKECSKLPTHGSMSNWCDQFQSSVDLKLLVVKRLLDCFPQYTGASALQPDHLVRIHFVMKESGIDGKVKGHFRNVGVGPALDIYHGFRIGETARLVETRGALGESENIKSKKGKEYCYDIPPNEAPVLFCEYNNRFGERYRVEVLLAWSEEGYITSGEEKFFPLAPAERIV; this is encoded by the coding sequence ATGGCAGCAGAAAGCGGTCGCCTCAGGGTATTCATCAGTTCGACCTGCTTCGATCTTCGTGATCTTCGGGCGGAGTTACGTCTCTTCCTCGAAGACAACGGCATGAGTGTGGCCTTGTCAGAAGACCCAAATTCGCCATTCATCGTTGACCCCCTAGAAGACTCGATTGAATCCTGCCTTGATAACGTATCTGCATCCGATGCCGTTGTTTGCATCATCGACAGGAGATATGGCGGAGTCATCAATACTGGTGAACATGAAGGCCTGTCAGCAACCCATGCCGAGATTCGCCGTGCAAGAGACAACCAGATTCCCATGTTCTTCTTTCTTAGAAATTACGCATGGCAGGACTACGAACAGCTAAGGAAAAACGATTCATACAGCCCAAATTGGATGAAGGAGAAGGGCGAGCGGAAGCAGAAGTGGTTCGATATGGTCAAAGAGTGTTCCAAGTTGCCAACTCACGGCTCTATGTCGAACTGGTGCGATCAATTTCAGTCAAGCGTTGATCTGAAGCTACTAGTGGTGAAGAGGCTTCTTGATTGCTTCCCGCAATATACTGGAGCATCAGCGCTCCAACCCGATCATCTCGTTCGTATTCACTTTGTGATGAAAGAAAGCGGAATCGATGGCAAGGTGAAGGGCCACTTCAGAAATGTTGGAGTCGGGCCAGCACTCGACATCTACCACGGCTTCAGGATAGGCGAAACGGCACGACTTGTTGAGACAAGAGGCGCATTGGGAGAGAGCGAGAACATCAAGTCCAAGAAAGGCAAGGAATACTGCTACGACATACCGCCGAACGAAGCTCCTGTCTTGTTCTGCGAATACAACAACCGATTTGGCGAAAGGTATCGAGTCGAAGTATTGCTCGCTTGGTCGGAAGAGGGATACATCACCAGCGGCGAAGAGAAGTTTTTCCCATTAGCTCCCGCAGAACGAATTGTTTAG
- a CDS encoding metallophosphoesterase, with protein MKIGILHISDLHRDPKNPISNEALLSSLLQDVENSVAEEPPIPRPQIIIVSGDIIQGTGKETESPDEVLREQYKQAEQFLGALADNLLEGNRDRLILVPGNHDINFPRMFSALKEIDYTGADAKTRYELAGLIWEHQSRFRWSWSEFKLYEIQDMPLYEQRLAEFIAFYERFYGGARKYSDDPTQQFDLFDFPEFNLVIAGFNSCFLNDPWHRQGAIHPQAFSNCCNRLRTRQFRGRLRLAVWHHSTKGAPRQDDYMDTDFLQQLVNHGFSLGFHGHQHKPELIDEKYAFGGDRKVNALSASTLAGGERALSPGATRGYNRVILDTIGWRVALHVRQMANPDFLNPIWSKGRLANQESYQTFDLQQPRPVEPSAILAVDLPEAEQLLREKRHEEAVRILEPLAPHNDMAKRLLLKAFEDGDDREGIARCFPEPISSEEMIAVFDALWELDRHDELRSVLSQPAVVSHGDPAVKSYRTKLLGRLG; from the coding sequence GTGAAAATCGGCATATTGCACATTTCTGATCTCCACCGAGACCCCAAGAATCCGATCTCGAATGAGGCGTTGCTCAGTTCGTTGCTGCAAGATGTCGAGAACTCTGTTGCAGAAGAACCACCTATTCCTCGGCCTCAAATCATCATTGTCAGTGGGGACATTATTCAGGGAACAGGAAAGGAGACCGAAAGTCCAGACGAGGTGTTGCGAGAACAATACAAGCAGGCCGAGCAGTTTCTTGGAGCTTTGGCGGACAATCTGTTGGAAGGGAATCGAGACAGACTCATCCTCGTGCCCGGAAACCATGACATCAATTTCCCCCGAATGTTCTCGGCTCTCAAAGAAATTGATTACACCGGAGCAGATGCAAAAACACGATATGAGTTAGCAGGCCTGATCTGGGAACACCAAAGCAGATTTCGATGGTCATGGAGCGAATTCAAGCTCTACGAAATTCAAGACATGCCATTGTATGAACAGCGTCTCGCAGAGTTCATTGCCTTTTACGAGAGGTTCTACGGAGGGGCACGCAAATACTCGGATGACCCAACGCAACAATTCGATCTGTTCGACTTCCCTGAGTTCAACTTGGTAATCGCTGGCTTCAATAGTTGCTTCCTTAACGACCCGTGGCACAGACAGGGGGCAATACACCCACAGGCGTTTTCGAATTGCTGCAACAGACTGAGGACACGGCAGTTTCGAGGGCGTCTGCGACTTGCAGTTTGGCATCACAGTACCAAGGGTGCCCCTCGCCAAGACGACTACATGGACACGGACTTTCTCCAGCAGTTGGTGAATCATGGATTCAGCCTCGGGTTTCATGGGCATCAACACAAGCCAGAACTCATTGACGAGAAGTATGCGTTCGGCGGCGATCGAAAGGTCAATGCACTGAGTGCCAGCACATTGGCCGGGGGGGAACGTGCCTTATCGCCCGGCGCAACTCGTGGCTACAACCGTGTGATTCTGGACACAATCGGCTGGAGGGTAGCACTGCATGTTCGCCAAATGGCGAATCCAGACTTCCTGAATCCTATCTGGAGCAAGGGCCGGTTGGCCAATCAGGAGAGCTACCAGACATTTGATCTCCAACAACCTAGGCCGGTCGAACCGAGTGCGATACTTGCGGTAGACCTGCCTGAAGCCGAACAGTTATTGCGGGAGAAGCGACACGAGGAGGCTGTCCGAATACTTGAGCCGCTTGCTCCGCACAATGACATGGCGAAACGACTGCTCTTGAAAGCGTTCGAAGATGGAGATGACCGAGAAGGGATTGCCCGTTGTTTTCCCGAGCCAATCTCTTCGGAGGAGATGATTGCCGTTTTTGATGCACTTTGGGAACTCGACAGGCATGATGAACTCAGGAGTGTGTTGTCACAACCAGCCGTTGTCTCGCATGGCGACCCCGCTGTAAAAAGCTATCGGACTAAACTTCTTGGGAGGCTGGGATGA